The genomic window CTCCCTCGATCTGTACATGCACCTGTACCTCATCACgcgttgttccttccctcgACGGCAGCTCAAAAATGATGCCAACGGGGGAAGACCCCCAAGTGAACAGTCAAGTGTAACCTCTGATGAACCAAATGTAGATTCTGATAAGCTAAGCGTAACTTCTGACGAACCAAGTGTAGATTCTGATGAGCTAAGTGGAACGGATTCCAATTGCACCGCCGAGGGGGGCCCCTCCGATGAAGCAGAATCGGATGCAACTCCCGATCCTGGGGGTCGACGTAGTGATAACTCCGAAACAGCCCCTCATCCAAGTGATGACGAACTGAGCGGAAAGGACAGCCAATCGGTTTACCAAACGGAAGAGGGTAAAGCTAACAAAGAGAACAAAACGAagcgaaagaaaaagaataattcgGAAGAAACCGGTGCGCACACAAGTGCAGATGCAGATGAAGATGTGATcgcaaaagaggaaaagttGAACAATACCAAAGAGGGCAACACCAACTTTGGTAAGGACCAACACACGGACAATGCTCAAAAGCAGCTGAGAGGAACAACAAATGTGGGTAAACGCAATGTAGAAAGtgcaataaaaaatgacaagtACCTGAGAAGCGGCAAAAAATCCTTCATTCGCTTCTTCCAAAAGATGATAGAGAAGGACGAAAGGAAAGATCTAAAATACAGTTTTGACTTTtcgaagggaaagaaaatgaatatcaaAACGCTAACCGAGAGTGACAATTTTTACGTCCTGCtgaaaatatacaaaatgaagaatgtggaaattttcaattttttgaaaactCAGAAGGGGCTGATTTTGGGTGACCTCGACAGGTACAGAAGGGTCTTCGTGGAAGGAGAGGTACACCTTGCAGAAAAAGCGGgacggaagaagaaaagggagatATCCACCACAGGGACGTTTACTTCGGAAGAGGACTTATCCATGGAAGAGGCGCAAAACACAACCACGTTACCCACCTCAACCGCACCGCCAACATCAACGCCGGATCGCGTGAGGAGAAAACTGTACAGAGACATCTACGCGTACAAATGCCTCGAAGCGAGTGTGTACATGATCATCCTGCTGAAGCATTTTAAAACGTTCTTCCAGCTGAATGACGTTATTGCGCAAATTCTAGAAAGTTTCAACAAGACAAATTTTGTGCTGCTCTTTAAATTCATGTGTAACGATTACAACTACATAATAAATTATTACATTAATAGCAATAAATTCAGTGCCCTTTTTAACGTCATTGTGCTGTTCCCTCAGAATGTGCTCTTGGACGTTCTGAAGAATTACGCCTTCATTTTGTACCTGCATAAACCACAGAAATATGTAGACatgctaattttttatgACAACTTGATTGACGATTATGCGGACGTCATTGTGTGCATGTTTgtcataatttattttttcaaaagaagGGAGGTGCCCAAGAGGGGGGACATCAGCGATCAGAACGGGGATGCAAAAAAACATGACAAGGGTGGTAATCACCCAGGTGACCACCGTGATGGTAACGGAGATGACCACCCAGATGACCACCGAGGCGGACATCCCACTTCCCACAAACACACAGACGAATGCATCCGCTTCTTGGAATACATTGCGAACAAAATTATAGAGGAAAACACGCttacagaaaagggaagttatatgtacacattcgaatgcacatggaaaaaaaaccacGTCATAAATTGCCTACTTATTCTGTacatagaaaaagaagaggatgaAAAGATAAAACTCTTCTTGAACAGATTAAAATCGTCGGGCATTCATTTTGACCATCTGTTTATTATACGctttttgaaggaaaaaaaaaaagaaaattttattccccatttttatataattatgaAATATTTTGAGGAAGCCGTCGATAAATCCCTCGAACTGGGGGATTACAAGACGGCCCAGAATGCCGTCATACTATGcgaagatgaggaagaaaaaaaaaaattatttctcaaaattattaaaaatatttcaaacaatttaaatgaacaaaacttaaaagaaataattaacCTTGTCCGGGATTCAAACtccattttaaatttacaGGATATACTTCCATACATTAATGAAAACACAATTATCGATTATTTGAAGAAGGACATTTGTTCCCTGCTGGGAAtttacaatttaaaaatacaagccaaaaaagaagaaattaaagaaaacCTACAAACCATTGATCTGCTTAATGGGGACCTCAACAacttgaggaaaaaatatctcCTCCTGGACAAAAATGATATTTGCTATATATGCAAGAAgacaattttttacaaaaagttttatgttttttcgTGCAAGCATTATTTCCACAGTACCTGCGCTTTGAACATTTACCTGAATTCCAAACCGAAAGACGAACTTTTTCAGTTTTTCTGTACTCTTcataattacaaaaatgcgCTTATCAACAAGAATGAGAAGGACATGCTCACGTATGAGACCAAGATCGATGACATCCTGACGGAGGAGTGCTTCCTCTGTGGCTCCATTTCGATCAGCTCCATTTCGCAGCACTTTATTTCGCAGAGCGAGGGCGACTTGGTGGACAGCTGGGCCATATCGAAGGATTAGCGGATGGGGGCCGTTACCCGTGAGAAGCAAATTTCATTCGATTAATTTCGTGCATTTTAACACCCTTTTTTACTGTTTGTGCATTTGCTGTGTTACCCCTTTATGACTATTTTTAAACCGTTCCGTTGTGCCAACCGGGGGTCAGGCATTACACGCATTTCCCCACGCGGCAGAacaaaagataaaaaaaaaaaatttattcgcCAGTTTAttcacaaatggggaatGTAGACAAGTATAACACATACTCGAAATGCTATCATAGCCCATAACGCTGGGATAAATCAAATGCTGTGCCAACGGGTGACACCTTGCCTCCACGTACACATTAGGTGAGGTGTAAAAATGGCGCAATTGCAAACTGCCAGCTAGGTTACCCTTGGGTAGCCCTAAAAACAAGCCTTATCCACGTAGCGCAAataggggggggaaaaaataaacgatcCGTAGGAAGGGTACAACGCGTCATCTTCGACTGGACGCTGGTGGGAGGAACTATCCCGTAGTGCAGTCTCATTGCCCGAATTTCCGCTCTGATTACTTACAGATAAggattcctttttcttacaaTAATCATATATGGTCATTGGAGGAAAATTaacggaagaaggaataaaaaaaaggaaggggggatccaatttaaattttctatTCATTAACAAAGGAGTGGTGGATTTGGTAAGACAAATTTCacatttcctatttttatttttttttttcaaatataatTCGATATACTTATTCTGAACATCATCAAAagttcttttcattttccaagaaatatataaccaTGGATCACCAAAATTTACGTCAAAATAATTTAAGTAAAATTCAAATTGCTCTTCATCCTCCTTTGTCCAGggtttattttcattttcaagTGGAGGGGCTTGAAAATTACGAACAAAATCGTCATAAGAATCTTCTGGGTATAATCCATGGTTAAACTGATTCACatatttccatatttttcttctctgttCATTTGTTAAGCACTCCATTGCGTATAACTCCTTTGGCGTTACCGTAATGAAGTCTGTCCAACTTTTAAAGGCGTTCTCTATTTCATCAATATTTTCGCCTATCTCTATTTTGGTGAGGAACGTTCTAACATTCCAGTTTTCTGGAGGATCCTTTGCGCAACTCTTCaaaatttctcttttttcattttcaatttcttccgTTTTTTGTCTTCGCAAGTGCTGCCTGAACAACTTTAGGTCGAAGAatctcctcttctttttgaTTAGCGGGCCTATACaagtggggggaaaaaagcacaatcctcataaaaataaagcaacaAAAGGGTACCGCAGTGTACAGTAAAGTGAAGTATGCTGCATATGCTGGGGACACAAACTGTGGGTGCTTCCTCTTTGAAGCTGCCCCTTGGCCGAACGAGTCGTCTGCCCCCTTTCACACCTGTATCGTCCGAGTCCCTACGAACAACTGAAGTGTGGATGCGCCTAGCATTTCTGAAAGGTCTACTTAGTAGTTTATTCATTAGGCGAAAgtagtgggggaaaaaaggatgatCATATGTCAACTCAAAACATGGTGAACATATCCCACAAGGGAACTGCGCACAGGCCATACGGCAAATAAACCATACACCAGTTCGACCCCGCACACTTTTGCCCCTTTCGTGGATTGGCATATATCTAGGCCACCCACAAATAAGGCTACTAAAATAATGCAATTTCGCTTGGCCACTCCTTTGTgctgaaaaaatggagcgTACAAGATACTCTTTTGAAATATAATCCGGGGGGCGACATCGACATAAAAGGGCCCTTTCCTTCAAGTGGGGTGAGAGTTACATATGCGTGCAGTATGCCCAtaggaagatttttttttttttttttttttttttttttttatattctccCCCAATGGAGTAacattgtgaaaaaaaaaaatcgaggCGCACGAAATTTTAGATAAGTTTTGTTGGAGCGCCTAATGTAGACTTCATTCAGAGATACACAAAGGAGAGGCTCACCCGCATAGGCAAAACTATATCAAGGTGAAAACTAGCCGAATGTGTATACCTTGATTAAGCGCGCATGGTTCGATTGAACGCACATGAGATGACGCTTTTTAACTTATTGAGGAGCCCCCTGATTGTACCACACCCTAGCCTGCCTTCCTTCCGTTTATTCACAACAGTCCAGCTATACAAACCATCAAAGTTTAAACGCATAACGAGAAACCTCtattttaggaaaaaattattcaaacTACTTACAACCAAGCAATGCTCTGAAGAAGTAGTCAAGAGAAGCAACAAAGTTAAGCGGAAGGCAGACGACGAGGCAGTTTTCTATAACGACATAGTTGATTACCCTACAAGAAAAAGACGCATTTACAGGAATAATAAATTCGGATTAGACGATAaggtcaaaataaaaaatggagaaaaaccAAGTTTTGAAAAAGTCCTATTTAAATGTACTACCTTGGGGTACATAGAGTTACAACACATCATGTCGACCTTTGTGAGtcacgaaaaaaataccttTACAGGTGAAGATATATGCGCCTTAGATAATTTTCTGAGCCTaccagaaaaagaaattttggACTATTTGAATGGGGATGAACTGGTGCTACAAGATCACCTGGACGCATCAGTAATAAAGCGCTTACTACGATTTGTCCATGTGAACCACCCCCATCTTTGATACACCCCAGTTTGGTGTTACGTGTGCACAAAGCGTGTAATTTGTTTTCATAAACTGGGACTCCACGTTTTGGTAAATTTGCAGATGGAAAGGATTCccaatttattatttattttttttttttttacacttggTACTTGATCCCCCACGTGTGGtcaattccttttttactgcTTCatttgctgcttttttttttccccctttacaACCTTTTGAAGTCATCCACAGTTCAGGGTGACATTTTAACCGCATATCCGCATAATTCTCTGTTCTGAAAATTTACACCCCGTCCAGCGTTCAcccttatatatacatgcacatcATTTTACGAACTGCCTGTAGAAGGAGTGCAAATATGTGGAGTCAACAGGGTTTTGGGCTATCCTTAAAATGACCCCAATTTAATTCACATTCTCCAtgaaacaattttaaaaagagttGTTCCCGCTGTGgttttttttcgtcaaaaatggaaggaatacaTAGTGCGCCTTTTTTGCAAACTCATCCAGTGAAAAcgtgccaaaaaaaaaaaaaaaaatcaccacGTGGGCTATCCccatatgtgcatttatcTCGacttgcttccttttttttagcaagAGGATTTGATAAGCATTTCGAGATAGTTCCCTTTCTTATGCGCCcatttgttcccttttgtaaatttttttttccctccctgtTTGGGTACTTCACGTCGCAAATGTACACTGTACCTGAGTATCAGTGACTACTTGTGCTGGCGCTGCGTGTAAATGTGGCATACGACCAATTGAAACAGCAGAAGGGAAGATCATTTCGTTAGGGATGTGTTTACGTCGAAAGTTTTATGTACCTTTTCACTTGGGGATAATTGCTtaggtcccccttttttttttttttccatttatttacCATTTTGTATCCAACGGTGAACCCTGATCAACTGCGCCTGCTCCACCATGAAAGGCATCACCGTGGCACGCTCGATAACCCATTTGGCCATTCCTGCCAGGTTGAGTTGCCATGTGGGAAAGAAGAACCTCTGTTTCACTCCATGTTGCAGAAGGGGCAGCACGACAAATGGCTTGGCCAGCTGGATAAGGCCCTACAGTACCACAacgggaggaaagaaagcgGAAGATGAGTATTACCTGTCCATGGGGGACAACATCGAAAAGAGGTACAGCTTAGCCTTATACAATGtgggaaagaagaacaaaaaaataaacgaaatATCAAGTGacatattatttataaaaaacaaTTTCCTCAAGGATAAAACTTTTCTTAATTTCGTGCAAACTCCAAATAttgaaaataaggaaaaattaaattttttaaaacaagaGTGTAAAAAGTATAACAATAATTTTAGCCCCATAACATCCAATTTTTTGGAGTCTCTATTCGATTCCaaaaggataaattttttgcaaaagatAATCGAAGAATTCGAATTGCTactaatgaaggaaaggaaagaaattaaaTGTTTTGTGTACACCGCCAAAGAAATCAATAACGCTGAAAAACAGAAAATCCAGGAGTCCATTCTTTTCAAATTAAAGAATGAACTGAAACCTCTTATAGAGTACAAGGTAGACAAAAGCATTTTGGGTGGACTCGTCCTGCAAATAGGCAACCAAGTGTTTGACTTTTCTGCTAAGTATAAAATTGAGAAGATTAGGAGCAGCTTGTCTTAGTCACCCATTTGGTGGGTCCTAAGCCATAGTTCTTCGATGTGCACTCCCGATTATAAGCGAGTGTACCATGCGGATGTTGGCGCATCCCCACGGTTGTGCGCGAACTGCTCTATGCGTGGCCGCTTGGTTGGCCAACAGCTCTACATAGGGCCATTCCCATTGCGCGTTCAGCCACTCCGACGTAGCagtagtaatttttttttttttttttataataaccTTCCATGTGCGCATAAGTACATGGACCCTACGGGCTGTAGTaacaatctttttttttatcccaacCCGCAAGTTTTACATTCGCACAAATGCCAAAGGTCTTCTCTATTTTGCGTTCATTTTTACGTCGATCACAGTTGCAGCTGTTAAGTGCTCTTCCCACACTGGGACAACggaattttttgcacactgtatatattttcctcgatgtttcattttttttttttttcttcttcttatattAATCACCCAGCAACTTAAGTGTCTGAAGTGGCAACGCCTGCGTGCCTTACTGGGGGCTCCCGTGTGCATTGGCGGAAGTAGGCCCCCTCTCCGTTTTTATTGCACCTTTTTGATTGCCATACGACAAATGTATaaatttcacaaaaaggGTGACTTCCACAGAAAGGTTTTATTTCACGAAGCGCGTGGTTTTCAAAAGCTCTTGAAAAAGATCCCCTCCTTGTGTCAGCCCCCGCGCTCTATATGCATGTCGGTTCTTCCACCCGGGTAACAGCAAGGGGGGGCTGCACTACACCTCGTTTCATGTTCAAATGGCCCTTTCACCCCCCACGACTTAAATCCGTTGCTGCGTGGGCACACACATGAAAGTGCAAGTGTCCACAGAAAAGGTATTTCCCcttgtatttttattttgttttgttttgccATGTTTTggattatttctattattcttcattttccttttgttttgtttcatttcgctttattttgtttttatttcgtttcattttgtttttgtttgcATTTTTGCTGTATACCGCTTACACCCCTTTACACCGCTAGATTTCGTTCTCGGGGTGAACCAACTGACGCAACGTAACTACGCGAAAGGGGAACTATGCGAGACAAGGGCCTTTCACAAGCTTCGTATGATTGTTAAGCTCCTTCCTCTCAAGTTcgacaaaagggggggtagaACTCCCAGTGGCAGCGCCACCTCCGTACCGCGTCCCCACGTGATCAGGGCACACCACCGAGCATTTGCCCGTCTGTATGCAAACGTGACACGAACATTCCGCACAGGAATAACCTGCAAAGGAAGAACCCCCGAAGAGGCTACCTCTCGTTTGTCCCCAAACCACACACCGATCCATGCAGAGAACCCCAAATGGAGGCACATCTCAAAGACTTGAACTTCGCAGAAATAAGGAAACGCATAGAGCAAGATAAGGCCCAAGTTGAAAGAGTCGCCAAATGGATATGTGCGAACAACCTTTGCATAAGTTTACAAATGTTGgcaaaatgcaaaaataggGAGAAGCCAAATCTGAATATGAATCTAATGGACGAATTAGATGAACAAATTGGCAacccaaaaaatgaagaattacTGTcttgcataaaaatatatgtctCCCTTTTGGAACAAATTATTCTCCATTATAAGGAACTAGACGTAGAAACCAATAAAAAGATATTTGAAATTTATACGACTGTATCACTGAGGgttttgattttttccaaCCATGATTTTGCACCCTTCATGGAAAGGTCCTTACTTGCCCTGATTAGAAATATACATACGAAAAAGCAACACACCTGCCGCcataaaaatgcatattcTTATAACCTCTTAAATTGTCTGCACaatctttatttcttcatctACCTAcctgattttatttttctgcattGCTTACTAATTTATTTGTGCTCGAATGTTAATTTCGGTGGGAGCGCTACaatgggaaagaagaaggaggaggataaATTAGTTGTCGATACTTTGAGAAAAATTAGTCAGCTCTTTGAAAGACTCATCTTTCCCCTGAATAGCAAAAAAACTGTTCATGGAGAGACCCCCTTTGATGAAAGCCGCTCACCAGGACAGTTCCGTCCAGACCATATTCACCGAATTTCAGACACACTCAACAATATGGACACAAAAATTATCTACAAGAGAGGAAGGACGTTCAAATTAATGTATGAAAATATTTGCTCCACATTTGACACCAATAAATATCCAATTAATGAAATAGAATTTGACCAGAATTACTCCCCAGAAAATGTAAACGTAAATAACTTCCTCCTGCTACTGAAAATTATGTCCCCCAACTTTATCGCGTGggtatcaaaaaaaaaggaaaaagaagaagtagcaGGAGAAGGGGGTGAAACTCCCAGAGGGATAATCCCCATTCTGGAAAAATCACAAACACAGTGCTATTCCTTCAGGTACTTGTACATTATAGACACCTCACAAAGTTATCCCTACGCGAAGGAAGCTTTTGAcaccattttctttttccactttttgctCCACGCACTGTATAAGATGGGAAAGGATAAATGGGGAAACCAAATTGACCAGCTAATGTCCAGCACAATAAGCAACGGCCGTGATGTTCTGGAAAGGAATTATTACTCCCCAGGCGGATGGACCCCCACACGAATTCGCCACATTAGAAAAGTGGACAAGGTGGAACACATGAAGGagagagaaaaggaaaagcggGAAGCAGATGCACCGGCGGAGGGAACCACTTTAGGAGACCCATCTAATGAGAATATAATCGGGGGCGCTACCAAACTTACGGAAAATTCGACACATCCAGGAGAGGACATCCCGAACGGCGCGCCCCCCACGAAATTACGCAACCTTCCGGAACAGGAAAAGACAGCTCTCCCGGATgctattttcaaaaataggGATAAACTGATGCTCAAATTGAAGAGCCTTCTCATTTGGGGATACACCCCAGCAGATGATGTCGAAGAATGGAACTTTCTAAACTCAGCAAATTGCTTCATCTTCACGGATGACGCATGGAGTAGGctttacaaaaaggggaattacCTACAAGAATATTTATtcaagaaaaataatttttttacatataattaCTCCGTTTTTAAAAGCACATACGAGTGCAAAACATTGAGTTTTAAGTACAtggattttttctcctcttttgctGCCCTACTGGTACTTAACATTGTATCAGCACTAACCAAATTTTACCTGAAGATGGAGGAATTATATAACCaggaggcgaaaaaaaaagattctgAAGAAGATTCCAACGCGCAAAGTGAACAAGACAACTCTTTGTCATATGAAACGCGAGATTCTTCCTCCGTAGTTGAAGAAGCAAACCCGAttggaaagaacaaaatgtatatgcCCCCCGAGATGGacgcaaaaaatggggaacatACAAAGAAATGTAATAAATGTGGAAGATCAGACATATTTGAAATTTCGCCTAACAAACTTAACAAAGATGTTATGAGTGGAAACCTCCTGTTCATTCGTCTACAAACGAGTGAAAAGGTAGAATCTCTTCTTAACGACTTTGTTTTTATCTGCTTCAAATTGATCAGCTGTCCTTCTGATGATGTGCAGTCCAAGTGCCTGTCAGTTCTATCTCGTCTCACGCCGAATATCAGCAAGGTAAGCGatttgtatataaaatatatgaacacaaAAATAGAGAAATTATTTGCCCTCATCGATGGATGGGAAAACTATTATGATTATACGGGTAAAGGGTGCTACTGCTGGAAGAACCAAGTTGTCCAAAATTATGTTCACCTGAAatgcaaaatggacaaaaagaTAAACACCAACTTGATAAAATCATTGCAAAAGCTAATAAATATCTGTACCTTcaaaaattacaa from Plasmodium coatneyi strain Hackeri chromosome 12, complete sequence includes these protein-coding regions:
- a CDS encoding Mitochondrial ATP synthase delta subunit, translated to MKGITVARSITHLAIPARLSCHVGKKNLCFTPCCRRGSTTNGLASWIRPYSTTTGGKKAEDEYYLSMGDNIEKRYSLALYNVGKKNKKINEISSDILFIKNNFLKDKTFLNFVQTPNIENKEKLNFLKQECKKYNNNFSPITSNFLESLFDSKRINFLQKIIEEFELLLMKERKEIKCFVYTAKEINNAEKQKIQESILFKLKNELKPLIEYKVDKSILGGLVLQIGNQVFDFSAKYKIEKIRSSLS